From Melanotaenia boesemani isolate fMelBoe1 chromosome 12, fMelBoe1.pri, whole genome shotgun sequence, a single genomic window includes:
- the sec22a gene encoding vesicle-trafficking protein SEC22a yields the protein MSMVVFASVVRVRDGLPLSASTDYEQDKELQETKRHLKGLSKKLSQFPDRCTLKSGPYNVNFTSSLGVGYLMVCTANYPNVLAFCFLDELQKEFIVTYDTKRISSAIRPYSFIEFDTFIQKTKQRYNTPRSLSAKINLADMQTEIKLRPPYQLSPEDLQAINGFSVHTPSRYKDIAPTQMLEPVTLPGIVSCVLSILCGGLNLLRGVHAIESILQNDDEDFNYVIAFFLGTAACLYQCYLFSYFSVWRNSKSFLAFALICLSNMYLYELRNMWQILFHVAVGAFMTLQIRLRQPLGKAPDYNV from the exons ATGTCGATGGTGGTGTTTGCATCTGTTGTTCGTGTCAGGGATGGCCTGCCGCTTTCAGCATCTACTGACTATGAGCAGGACAAAGAGCTTCAAGAAACAAAGAGGCACCTGAAAGGTCTCTCCAAGAAACTTAGCCAGTTCCCTGACCGGTGCACACTCAAGTCTGGACCATATAATGTCAA TTTCACAAGCTCACTGGGTGTTGGATATCTGATGGTGTGCACAGCAAATTACCCCAACGTGCTGGCCTTCTGtttcctggatgagctgcagaaagAGTTTATCGTCACCTATGACACCAAACGCATCAGCAGCGCCATTCGACCATATTCATTCATAGAATTTG ACACCTTCATCCAGAAGACCAAACAGCGCTACAACACCCCTCGTTCTCTGTCCGCCAAGATCAACCTGGCTGACATGCAGACTGAGATCAAGCTGCGGCCGCCCTATCAGCTGTCCCCCGAGGACCTGCAAGCTATCAATGGATTCTCAGTACACACACCCTCTAGATACAAGGACATAG CTCCCACACAGATGCTGGAACCAGTGACACTCCCAGGCATTGTATCGTGTGTCCTCAGCATCCTCTGTGGAGGACTGAACCTGCTGCGTGGGGTCCATGCTATAGAGAGTATATTACAG aaTGATGATGAAGACTTTAATTATGTGATTGCCTTCTTCCTCGGCACAGCAGCCTGTCTGTATCAG TGCTACCTGTTTTCCTACTTCTCTGTCTGGAGGAACAGTAAGTCCTTCCTGGCATTTGCACTCATCTGTTTGTCCAACATGTATTTGTATGAACTGAGGAACATGTGGCAAATCCTCTTCCATGTGGCCGTTGGGGCCTTCATGACCCTGCAAATCAGACTGAGGCAACCGCTGGGCAAAGCGCCAGACTACAATGTCTGA